From a region of the Pseudomonadaceae bacterium SI-3 genome:
- a CDS encoding PLP-dependent aminotransferase family protein produces the protein MWLPKLESDDQPRYLALVDAIASAIARGELRPGDRLPPQRRLAWALGLNPSTAMQAYREAARRHLVGGEVGRGTYVLASSREASLFRLKTPEAHPELVDLSTNLPVLDPDDDDMQRSMAALCAMGDLASLQGYPSARSLQRGQLAVSGWLRGRALEIPPQQVMLCAGAQQGVFAALIGLCEPGEPVLVEALTSPGIKAAGRQLRLPLHGVAMDEFGILPDDLDRLARATSARVAVLTPCMQNPTAVSMDTQRREAIAAVARRRGLLIIEDDIYGALGGEPPLAATLPERTLLISSLSKTVAPGLRLGFIAGPDKWLSRIDPERQATSWALSTLCLQIGCEWLEDGTAARRLAWQREQMTRRWRLAQKLLGSASSNASPHLWLELAEDQDLPVLCRDAGIEAAAAAVFAVGHGAPNALRLSLTAAPSLAILKARLESLALRIAASDR, from the coding sequence ATGTGGTTACCCAAACTCGAATCTGATGACCAACCGCGCTACCTGGCGCTGGTCGATGCCATTGCATCGGCCATTGCACGTGGCGAGCTGCGGCCGGGGGATCGACTGCCGCCGCAGCGGCGGCTGGCCTGGGCGCTCGGCCTCAATCCCAGCACGGCAATGCAGGCCTACCGCGAAGCGGCGCGTCGGCATCTCGTCGGTGGCGAGGTAGGGCGTGGTACTTATGTGCTCGCCAGCAGCCGCGAGGCCAGCCTGTTCCGGCTGAAGACGCCGGAGGCCCATCCGGAACTGGTCGACCTCTCGACCAACCTGCCGGTCCTCGACCCCGACGATGACGACATGCAGCGCAGCATGGCGGCACTGTGCGCGATGGGTGACCTGGCGAGCCTGCAGGGTTATCCCTCGGCGCGCAGTCTGCAGCGTGGCCAGCTGGCGGTGAGCGGCTGGTTGCGTGGGCGGGCGCTTGAGATTCCGCCGCAGCAGGTGATGCTTTGTGCCGGGGCGCAGCAGGGCGTGTTCGCTGCGCTGATCGGATTGTGCGAGCCAGGCGAGCCGGTACTGGTCGAAGCCCTGACGTCCCCCGGTATCAAGGCCGCCGGGCGTCAGTTACGACTGCCGCTGCACGGGGTCGCAATGGACGAGTTCGGCATTCTGCCGGACGATCTCGACCGTCTGGCCCGCGCTACCTCGGCCCGCGTGGCGGTCCTGACGCCGTGCATGCAGAACCCGACCGCCGTGAGCATGGATACGCAGCGCCGCGAGGCTATCGCCGCCGTGGCGCGACGGCGAGGCTTGCTGATCATCGAAGACGATATCTACGGCGCACTTGGCGGCGAGCCACCACTGGCCGCCACGTTGCCTGAACGCACCCTGCTGATCAGCAGTCTGTCGAAGACGGTCGCGCCTGGGTTGCGCCTCGGCTTTATCGCCGGACCGGACAAGTGGTTGTCGCGTATCGATCCGGAACGGCAGGCGACCAGTTGGGCCTTGTCGACGCTATGCCTGCAGATCGGCTGCGAATGGCTTGAAGACGGCACCGCGGCGCGTCGGCTGGCCTGGCAACGTGAGCAGATGACCCGGCGTTGGCGGCTGGCGCAGAAACTGCTTGGGTCTGCCTCGTCAAATGCGTCGCCGCATCTGTGGCTGGAATTGGCCGAAGACCAAGATCTGCCGGTGCTGTGCCGTGATGCGGGGATCGAAGCGGCTGCAGCCGCCGTGTTCGCGGTCGGCCATGGCGCGCCCAATGCGCTGCGCCTGAGCCTGACCGCGGCGCCCAGCCTGGCGATATTGAAGGCGCGGCTGGAGTCGCTGGCGCTGCGAATAGCCGCGTCTGATCGATGA
- the amn gene encoding AMP nucleosidase has product MNPAGETFRIATSAEAAVDHLAELHQHATRALNQALKRYVTTREEPDAAERALFHYPELRLTYECHGEVPASTRAYAKVQAPGVYSVTVTHPASFRSYLLDQLRPLIKDFGVKVEVGISERNIPYPYVIEQGDELAGTGVTAAELARVFPSTDLSAATDDIADGLYDWEHADPFPLALFDGARVDFSLRRLVHYTGSDWRHVQPWILLTNYHRYVDQFIRHGLDMLRDDTRFVRMVLPGNIIIERGMDEGEAQAIIGGVLWHRYQMPAYHLQAKDGDGVTLVNIGVGPSNAKNITDHLAVLRPHCWLMIGHCGGLRQSQSIGDYVLAHAYMRRDGILDRVLPPHIPLPALAEVQQALQEAAAQVTGEQGEALKRRLRTGTVLTYDDRNWELRWAQERPLINLSRAVAVDMESGTIAAQGYRLRVPYGTLLCVSDKPLHSEIKLPGSANAFYERAVTQHLKIGIAALDLLRTQLNSLHSRKLRSFDEPPFR; this is encoded by the coding sequence ATGAATCCAGCAGGCGAGACTTTTCGCATTGCCACCAGCGCTGAAGCGGCCGTGGACCACCTTGCCGAGCTGCACCAGCATGCCACCCGTGCACTGAATCAGGCGCTCAAGCGCTACGTCACGACGCGCGAAGAGCCAGATGCCGCCGAGCGCGCGCTTTTCCATTATCCCGAGCTGCGCCTGACCTACGAGTGCCATGGCGAGGTGCCGGCTTCCACCCGTGCTTACGCCAAGGTGCAGGCACCGGGTGTTTACAGCGTGACCGTGACCCATCCGGCGTCGTTTCGCAGCTACCTGCTCGACCAGCTGCGACCGCTGATCAAGGACTTCGGCGTCAAAGTCGAGGTGGGCATCAGTGAACGCAACATTCCCTATCCCTATGTGATCGAGCAGGGCGACGAACTGGCCGGGACCGGTGTGACTGCCGCCGAACTGGCGCGGGTGTTCCCCAGCACCGATCTATCCGCGGCCACCGATGACATCGCCGACGGCCTGTATGACTGGGAGCATGCCGATCCCTTCCCGCTGGCGCTCTTCGATGGTGCACGGGTGGATTTCTCGCTGCGCCGACTAGTGCATTACACCGGTAGCGACTGGCGCCACGTGCAGCCCTGGATTCTGCTGACCAACTACCACCGCTACGTCGATCAGTTCATCCGTCACGGTCTCGACATGCTGCGCGACGACACCCGTTTCGTGCGCATGGTGCTGCCGGGCAACATCATCATCGAGCGCGGCATGGACGAGGGCGAAGCCCAGGCGATCATTGGCGGTGTGCTCTGGCATCGCTACCAGATGCCGGCCTATCACCTGCAGGCCAAAGATGGCGATGGCGTCACCCTGGTGAATATCGGCGTCGGCCCATCGAATGCCAAGAACATCACCGATCACCTGGCCGTCCTGCGCCCCCATTGCTGGTTGATGATCGGCCACTGCGGCGGGCTGCGGCAGTCGCAGTCCATCGGCGACTACGTGCTGGCCCACGCCTACATGCGCCGTGACGGGATTCTCGACCGGGTTCTGCCGCCGCATATCCCGCTGCCGGCGCTGGCGGAAGTGCAGCAGGCGCTACAGGAAGCCGCGGCGCAGGTGACCGGGGAGCAGGGCGAAGCGCTCAAGCGGCGCCTGCGCACCGGTACGGTGCTGACCTACGATGATCGCAACTGGGAATTGCGCTGGGCTCAGGAGCGGCCGCTGATCAACCTCTCCCGTGCGGTCGCGGTGGACATGGAAAGCGGCACCATCGCCGCTCAGGGCTATCGCCTGCGGGTGCCTTACGGGACGCTGCTCTGCGTCTCGGACAAGCCGCTGCACAGCGAGATCAAGCTGCCAGGCTCGGCCAACGCTTTCTATGAGCGCGCCGTGACCCAGCACCTGAAGATCGGTATCGCCGCGCTCGACCTCTTGCGCACTCAGCTCAACTCGCTGCACTCGCGCAAGCTGCGCAGCTTCGACGAGCCGCCGTTCCGCTAA